A window of Methanobacterium aggregans genomic DNA:
AACACTTTTTTTTAAGACATTTTTTAAAATAAAGGTTGGAGGATATAATATGAAGTGTTACATCTGTGCAAAGGAAGGAAAGGACACTGATGCTGTTGCAATGTGCATAGTTTGTGGTATGGGGCTCTGTATGGACCACCTTGTAAGGGAAGATG
This region includes:
- a CDS encoding DUF2180 family protein, which translates into the protein MKCYICAKEGKDTDAVAMCIVCGMGLCMDHLVREDVDVWEGGYPFPAQRMKKVLPRILCPECYNAMGGG